A portion of the Juglans microcarpa x Juglans regia isolate MS1-56 chromosome 1D, Jm3101_v1.0, whole genome shotgun sequence genome contains these proteins:
- the LOC121256050 gene encoding pentatricopeptide repeat-containing protein At3g23020, protein MLVKFQLLDNNCLHILASSRTSPSIGVSVSPLDQVELITKKHGEQRLLKCPNGESKSFGGVHRKTGVIHGPGLKEQSSANNPDRKQRRGTRDSDRVGERGDFQVKFRLGCENGLLEKAHSRCSKKWVAYGGCIPAILQMLDLVQDLDEALRPWEDKIGNKERSIILKEQRSWKRALEIFEWFKRKGCYELNVIHYNIMLRVLGKAQKWNHVENLWDEMKVKGIVPINSTYGTLIDVYSKGGLKEEALLWLERMNKQGIVPDEVTMGTVIQLYKKSGEFQKAEDFFKKWSAFEALRNENSTATTTTEVGSALHSHRSLSSHTYNTLIDTFGKAGQLKEASETFAQMLKVGIAPNTVTFNTMIHICGNHGQLDEVALLIQKMEELRCPPDTRTYNILIFLHARHDDIKMAANYFDKMKEAHLKPDIVSYRTLLYAYSIRHMVPQAEDLISEMDGRGFEIDEYSQSALTRMYIGAGMLEKSWLWFRRFHLAGNMSSECYSANIDAYGEGGHILEAEKVFICCKDKMKLSVLQFNVMIKAYGIGKHYDKACKLFDRMESYGVFPDKCSYISLIQILASADMPHIARPYLRRMQEAGLVSDCIQYCSVISGFAKLGQLEMAEELYKEMIRFDVQPDVIVYGVMINAFADIGSVKEAIGYVDAMKSAGLPGNTVIYNSLIKLYTKVGYLKEAEEIYKMLLSLEEGPAVYSSNCMIDLYCERSMVKQAEEIFNSLKRKGDANEFTFAMMLCMYKKIGRLEEAIQIVKQMRELGLLTDLLSYNNVLGLYAMDGRFKEAVETFNEMIEAAIQPNNCTFKLLGVVLVKCGVPKQAVGKLEVDMKKDAQSGLQAWVSTLSSVVGVDNYEDI, encoded by the coding sequence ATGCTTGTGAAGTTCCAGCTTTTAGATAACAATTGCCTCCACATATTGGCTTCCTCGAGGACCTCACCCAGCATCGGTGTCTCAGTTTCGCCACTAGACCAAGTTGAGCTCATTACCAAGAAACACGGAGAACAAAGACTACTTAAATGTCCGAATGGAGAATCCAAAAGTTTTGGTGGAGTTCACAGAAAAACTGGTGTTATTCATGGGCCCGGATTGAAGGAACAGAGTTCGGCGAATAACCCAGATAGAAAGCAGAGAAGGGGCACGCGGGATAGTGATAGAGTTGGGGAAAGGGGGGATTTTCAGGTTAAATTTAGGTTGGGTTGTGAAAATGGATTATTGGAGAAAGCGCATTCTAGGTGTTCGAAAAAATGGGTCGCCTACGGTGGATGTATTCCAGCGATATTACAAATGTTGGATTTGGTTCAGGATTTGGACGAGGCTTTGAGGCCATGGGAAGACAAGATCGGTAATAAGGAAAGGAGCATAATTTTGAAGGAGCAGCGGAGTTGGAAGAGGGCCTTggagatttttgagtggtttaaGAGAAAGGGTTGTTATGAACTAAATGTGATTCACTATAACATTATGCTTCGGGTTCTTGGGAAAGCACAAAAGTGGAACCATGTTGAGAAtttgtgggatgagatgaaagttaaggGAATTGTGCCGATAAATTCTACATATGGAACTCTGATTGATGTTTATAGCAAAGGTGGGCTTAAGGAAGAAGCTCTTCTTTGGCTTGAGAGGATGAACAAACAGGGGATAGTACCTGATGAGGTCACTATGGGGACTGTTATTCAGTTGTATAAGAAGTCAGGAGAATTTCAAAAGGCCGAGGACTTTTTCAAGAAGTGGTCAGCCTTTGAAGCTTTGAGGAACGAGAATAGTACTGCTACAACTACTACTGAAGTGGGGAGTGCTTTGCATTCCCATCGTAGTTTGAGCTCACATACGTATAATACATTGATAGACACATTTGGGAAGGCCGGGCAACTTAAAGAAGCATCAGAGACTTTTGCGCAGATGCTCAAGGTTGGGATAGCTCCAAACACAGTAACTTTCAACACAATGATTCACATTTGTGGCAACCATGGCCAACTAGACGAGGTGGCTTTGCTGATTCAGAAAATGGAGGAGCTCCGATGCCCACCTGACACAAGAACGTATAATATTCTCATTTTCCTTCATGCTAGGCATGATGATATAAAGATGGCAGCAAACTACTTTGATAAGATGAAGGAGGCTCACCTCAAGCCAGACATTGTGAGTTACCGCACCCTCTTGTATGCTTACTCAATAAGGCATATGGTTCCCCAAGCTGAAGACCTGATATCAGAGATGGATGGAAGGGGGTTTGAGATTGATGAGTACAGTCAATCAGCTCTTACGAGAATGTACATAGGAGCTGGGATGCTTGAGAAGTCATGGTTATGGTTCAGGAGGTTTCATCTTGCAGGGAATATGAGTTCTGAGTGCTATTCTGCTAATATTGATGCATATGGTGAGGGTGGCCATATTTTGGAAGCTGAAAAGGTTTTCATTTGTTGCAAAGACAAAATGAAGCTGAGTGTCCTTCAGTTCAACGTGATGATTAAAGCTTATGGGATAGGAAAGCACTATGATAAAGCCTGTAAGTTGTTTGATAGAATGGAGAGTTATGGGGTGTTTCCAGACAAATGCAGctatatttctttaattcaaattttggcTAGCGCTGATATGCCTCACATAGCAAGACCCTATCTGAGGAGGATGCAGGAAGCAGGACTTGTAAGTGATTGCATCCAATATTGTTCTGTGATCTCAGGCTTTGCAAAATTAGGTCAACTGGAAATGGCAGAGGAACTATACAAGGAGATGATCAGATTTGATGTACAACCCGATGTTATAGTTTATGGGGTAATGATAAATGCTTTTGCTGACATTGGAAGTGTCAAAGAAGCCATCGGTTATGTTGATGCAATGAAAAGCGCAGGTTTGCCTGGAAATACGGTTATATATAACTCCCTGATTAAGCTTTATACCAAAGTTGGCTACTTGAAGGAAGCAGAAGAAATATACAAAATGCTGCTATCATTAGAGGAGGGTCCAGCTGTATATTCTTCGAATTGCATGATTGATCTTTATTGCGAGAGATCTATGGTTAAACAAGCAGAAGAGATTTTTAACAGCTTGAAGAGAAAGGGGGATGCAAATGAATTTACTTTTGCAATGATGTTGTGCATGTACAAGAAAATTGGGAGGCTTGAAGAAGCCATTCAAATCGTTAAACAGATGAGAGAGCTGGGACTTCTAACAGATCTGTTGAGCTACAATAATGTGCTTGGGTTGTATGCAATGGATGGCAGGTTCAAGGAGGCAGTGGAAACCTTCaatgaaatgatagaagctgCTATTCAACCCAACAATTGTACATTCAAATTACTTGGAGTTGTGCTTGTGAAGTGTGGAGTTCCAAAGCAAGCTGTTGGAAAGCTGGAAGTAGATATGAAGAAGGATGCTCAGAGTGGTTTGCAGGCATGGGTGTCAACTCTCTCGTCTGTGGTTGGAGTGGATAATTATGAAGACATATAG
- the LOC121256060 gene encoding LOW QUALITY PROTEIN: CBL-interacting serine/threonine-protein kinase 4-like (The sequence of the model RefSeq protein was modified relative to this genomic sequence to represent the inferred CDS: inserted 1 base in 1 codon) — MPVASQLQLRYAIYKQNHRHSSNPYRASLGFFPFSFSLSLSASRAMEPGVAPPPTPSPASNTTTLLGKYQLGRXTGRGSFAKVYEARSIVDGTAVAVKIIDKSKTVDAAMEPRIIREIMAMRRLQDHPNILKILEVMATKTKIYLVVELATGGELFSKISRRGKLAEPSARRYFQQLVSALHFCHQNGVAHRDVKPQNLLLDKDGNLKVSDFGLSALPEQLKNGLLHTACGTPAYTAPEVVRRRGYDGSKADAWSCGVILFVLLAGYLPFDDNNIVAMYKKIHHRDYQFPAWFSKPARYVIFQLLDPNPDTRMGIEALMQNAWFKKSLRDRSQNQSLFNSASNCKYEKLTSMNAFDIISLSSGLDLSGLFETTSSRTTGKEKRFTSKVSGEVVIERVREVGGRLGYKVEEGKAGSSLGLGKGRVVLLIGVSEIATELVLGEVKVIEGGVEFEELNQWGDLKAGLQDIVVAWHSDNVNGGDG, encoded by the exons ATGCCAGTTGCTAGCCAGCTCCAACTGCGTTACGCTATATATAAGCAAAATCACCGCCATTCTTCAAATCCGTACCGTGCATCTCTTGGGTTCtttcccttctctttctctctctctctctcggcctCTCGAGCCATGGAACCAGGGGTTGCGCCTCCCCCAACACCATCACCAGCATCCAACACCACTACCCTACTGGGGAAGTACCAATTGGGGC TTACTGGACGAGGCAGCTTCGCCAAGGTGTACGAAGCACGGTCAATAGTGGACGGCACAGCTGTGGCCGTGAAGATCATCGACAAGTCCAAAACCGTCGACGCCGCCATGGAACCACGGATAATCCGAGAGATCATGGCCATGCGTCGCCTCCAGGACCACCCCAACATCCTCAAAATCCTCGAGGTCATGGCCACCAAGACCAAGATCTATCTCGTCGTGGAGCTCGCCACGGGCGGTGAGCTGTTCTCCAAGATCTCGCGTCGCGGCAAGCTGGCTGAGCCGTCCGCGCGGCGGTACTTCCAGCAGCTGGTATCGGCGCTGCATTTCTGCCACCAAAACGGCGTCGCCCACCGCGACGTGAAGCCTCAGAACCTCCTCCTGGACAAAGACGGCAACCTGAAGGTCTCGGACTTCGGGCTCTCGGCTCTCCCCGAGCAGCTCAAGAACGGATTGCTCCATACGGCGTGCGGCACCCCGGCTTATACGGCCCCCGAGGTAGTCCGCCGGCGCGGCTACGACGGTTCCAAAGCCGATGCATGGTCTTGCGGGGTCATCCTCTTCGTGTTACTCGCAGGGTACCTCCCATTCGACGATAACAATATCGTAGCCATGTACAAGAAGATTCACCACCGAGACTATCAGTTCCCGGCCTGGTTCTCCAAGCCGGCGCGCTACGTGATCTTTCAGCTCCTCGATCCGAACCCCGACACGAGAATGGGCATCGAAGCTCTCATGCAGAACGCATGGTTCAAGAAGTCGTTACGAGATAGATCCCAAAACCAGAGTCTATTCAATTCAGCCAGTAACTGCAAATACGAAAAATTGACAAGCATGAACGCGTTCGATATAATATCGTTGTCGTCAGGGCTGGACTTGTCGGGGCTGTTTGAAACGACGTCGAGCCGGACTACTGGGAAAGAGAAGCGGTTCACCTCGAAGGTTTCCGGGGAGGTGGTgatagagagagtgagggaggtGGGTGGGAGATTAGGATATAAAGTAGAGGAAGGGAAGGCTGGGAGTAGTTTAGGGTTGGGGAAAGGGAGGGTGGTTTTGTTGATTGGAGTGTCAGAAATCGCGACCGAGTTGGTGTTGGGTGAGGTTAAGGTGATCGAGGGTGGGGTGGAGTTTGAGGAACTTAATCAGTGGGGAGACTTGAAGGCTGGGCTTCAAGACATTGTTGTTGCTTGGCACAGCGATAATGTTAATGGTGGGGAtggttaa